The following are encoded together in the Gilvimarinus sp. DA14 genome:
- a CDS encoding TatD family hydrolase: MLVDSHCHLDRLKLEPYDGKLQGAIDAAHERGIGQMLCISISLDNVETVLDIAQQHPTVLASVGVHPCDVSAGTATREQLTAWSQRDKVVAIGETGLDYYHETESVAEQKASFALHLEVAGEQGLPVVVHTRAARQDTLDLIKAHGNPEHAGVLHCFTESWEMAQAAMEMNYYISLSGIVTFKNAKELQEVARKMPLDRLLVETDSPYLAPVPYRGKPNEPKNVREVAEFVADIKGISYDELAEITTRNFYKLFSRAQQHRPQ; this comes from the coding sequence AGTGGATTCCCATTGCCATCTCGATCGTCTCAAACTTGAGCCCTACGACGGCAAATTACAGGGCGCGATTGATGCCGCCCACGAGCGCGGCATCGGACAGATGCTGTGCATCAGTATTAGTCTGGATAACGTTGAAACCGTGCTGGATATCGCCCAGCAGCACCCCACGGTATTGGCCTCGGTGGGGGTGCACCCCTGCGATGTTAGCGCCGGCACTGCCACCCGCGAGCAGTTAACCGCCTGGTCACAGCGCGATAAAGTGGTGGCCATTGGTGAGACCGGGTTGGATTACTACCACGAGACCGAATCGGTAGCAGAGCAAAAAGCCAGCTTTGCTCTCCACCTTGAAGTGGCCGGTGAGCAAGGTCTGCCGGTGGTGGTTCACACCCGCGCTGCGCGGCAGGATACGCTGGATTTGATTAAAGCCCACGGCAACCCGGAGCATGCCGGTGTTTTGCACTGCTTTACCGAAAGCTGGGAAATGGCCCAGGCTGCTATGGAAATGAACTACTACATTTCTCTGTCCGGCATTGTTACCTTTAAAAACGCCAAAGAGCTGCAAGAGGTGGCCCGCAAAATGCCGCTGGATCGTCTGCTGGTGGAAACTGATTCTCCCTATCTGGCGCCGGTGCCTTATCGCGGTAAACCCAACGAACCCAAAAATGTGCGCGAAGTAGCCGAGTTTGTCGCCGATATAAAAGGCATTAGCTACGACGAGCTGGCCGAGATTACCACCCGGAACTTTTACAAGCTCTTCTCGCGCGCACAGCAACATCGCCCCCAATAA
- a CDS encoding dUTP diphosphatase yields the protein MKQQTRTMLQLQDDMNSKVHPEWRTQGNAWYRAIWIECGELMDHYGWKWWKHQSPDTEQVALELVDIWHFGLSILLESGASVDAIAEQVATTLDINTDQPDFRLDVEAFTAATLTDKQFHLELFGRLMAGVNMSYAELYRRYVGKNVLNFFRQDNGYKDGSYRKQWFDGREDNEHLVEVVDELDVSAEDFSKAVYRALGERYAK from the coding sequence ATCAAGCAACAAACCCGCACCATGCTGCAACTGCAGGACGATATGAACAGCAAGGTGCACCCCGAGTGGCGTACCCAGGGCAATGCCTGGTACCGGGCCATCTGGATTGAATGTGGCGAGCTGATGGATCATTACGGCTGGAAATGGTGGAAACATCAGAGCCCCGACACCGAACAGGTTGCCCTGGAGTTAGTGGATATCTGGCATTTCGGGTTAAGCATTCTGCTTGAATCCGGCGCCTCGGTCGATGCAATTGCCGAGCAGGTGGCCACGACCCTGGACATTAACACCGACCAGCCCGATTTTCGTTTGGACGTAGAGGCCTTTACCGCCGCCACCCTCACCGATAAACAGTTTCATCTGGAGTTGTTCGGCCGCTTAATGGCCGGGGTCAACATGAGTTACGCCGAACTCTATCGCCGTTATGTGGGCAAAAACGTGCTCAACTTTTTTCGCCAGGATAACGGCTATAAAGACGGTAGCTACCGCAAGCAGTGGTTTGATGGCCGCGAAGACAATGAGCATCTGGTTGAAGTGGTGGATGAACTAGACGTCTCGGCGGAGGATTTCTCTAAGGCGGTTTATCGGGCGTTGGGAGAAAGATACGCTAAGTAA
- a CDS encoding DUF1254 domain-containing protein: MECKRLLLVAALTLASVPALGRDAVPPGQVPAPQSAADVPKPVAGAPVSKEYAQAIGRMAYIWGWPLVNMHNRQTLFATAPHPGLLGGVLPVAPLNHVSMLSDYLAPEQRFITSPNQDVVYGAGFLELDKEPVVIQVPDFGDRFWVYQIVDQRSDSFAEVGIQYDTEPGMYLLVGPDWQGKKPKGINAVFRSQTNLGAVFPRIFMDDTAEDRKAIQPLIDQVSAYPLSEYTGEMKTVDWSESPTIPNPNKGGDGETQWVVPEEFFTLLPEVMEETPPLPGEEALYASIKFVLEAAQDNPELQQALQEVAVATEQDVIQPMFEFRNNGVDAGNGWRTQKNAARFGYGYFQRTATAKGNMFSNVPEETMYFGADFDSAGERLNGKEEYTVTFPAEELPPVDGFWSLTLYNKQHFFYPNELDRYSLGTKNKSLVKNDDGSLTIYVQNKNPGGAKEANWLPAPKDDFSLYIRAYWPKESIPNGTWVPPTIEQLD, translated from the coding sequence ATGGAATGTAAACGTTTATTGTTAGTCGCCGCCTTAACCTTGGCAAGTGTACCGGCCTTAGGCCGCGATGCTGTCCCCCCAGGGCAAGTCCCGGCGCCGCAGTCGGCCGCGGATGTTCCCAAGCCAGTAGCCGGAGCGCCCGTTTCCAAAGAGTATGCTCAGGCCATTGGTCGCATGGCCTATATTTGGGGTTGGCCTTTGGTGAATATGCACAATCGTCAAACCTTGTTTGCCACCGCTCCGCATCCAGGCCTGTTGGGCGGGGTGTTACCGGTAGCGCCTCTCAATCACGTTAGCATGTTGTCGGATTATCTGGCGCCCGAGCAGCGCTTTATTACCTCTCCTAACCAGGATGTCGTCTATGGCGCTGGTTTTCTCGAGTTGGATAAAGAACCGGTAGTCATTCAAGTGCCGGATTTTGGCGACCGGTTCTGGGTGTATCAGATTGTCGATCAACGCTCCGATTCTTTTGCTGAAGTGGGTATCCAGTACGATACCGAGCCGGGCATGTATTTGCTGGTGGGGCCGGACTGGCAGGGGAAAAAGCCCAAAGGTATTAACGCCGTGTTTCGCTCACAAACTAATTTAGGTGCGGTGTTTCCCCGCATTTTTATGGACGATACCGCGGAAGATCGCAAGGCTATTCAGCCGCTGATCGACCAGGTGTCAGCCTACCCCTTGTCCGAGTACACCGGCGAAATGAAAACCGTCGATTGGTCAGAGTCGCCCACTATTCCCAACCCCAACAAAGGTGGCGATGGTGAAACTCAGTGGGTCGTACCAGAGGAATTTTTCACGCTGTTGCCCGAGGTTATGGAAGAGACGCCCCCCTTACCCGGTGAGGAGGCGCTTTACGCCAGCATTAAGTTTGTTTTAGAGGCGGCCCAGGACAACCCCGAGTTGCAGCAAGCTTTGCAAGAGGTGGCAGTCGCCACTGAGCAAGACGTTATTCAGCCCATGTTCGAATTCCGCAACAACGGGGTAGATGCCGGCAACGGCTGGCGTACGCAGAAAAACGCGGCGCGTTTCGGCTATGGGTATTTTCAGCGTACCGCTACCGCCAAAGGTAATATGTTTTCCAATGTGCCGGAAGAAACCATGTATTTCGGTGCCGATTTTGACAGCGCCGGTGAGCGTTTAAACGGCAAGGAAGAGTACACGGTCACCTTTCCGGCAGAAGAGCTGCCTCCGGTGGACGGCTTCTGGTCACTTACCCTGTATAACAAACAGCACTTTTTCTATCCCAATGAACTGGATCGTTATTCACTGGGCACCAAGAACAAGTCGCTGGTAAAAAATGACGACGGAAGCTTGACCATTTACGTGCAGAACAAAAATCCTGGCGGCGCTAAAGAGGCAAACTGGCTACCCGCGCCCAAGGATGATTTCTCTTTGTATATTCGCGCTTATTGGCCCAAAGAGTCGATTCCTAATGGCACTTGGGTTCCACCAACCATAGAGCAGCTTGACTAA
- a CDS encoding dockerin-like protein translates to MAIGQSIRAGVFCMLLASFATQAAPLKEDSSGDCSVLAATDYQSLTAISALPDPFLTPHGERISHTRQWRCQRAYLSEQLQHWVYGEKPAPQGGVSAQVNARSITINVTKGTKRIAYTAEITLPSAGKPPYPAIIAVGRSFLDNQALLQQGIAIINFPNDELGEQHDASSRGKGKFYALFGEDHSAASTVAWAWGVSRLIDGLQQTQGNQINTNSLGITGCSRNGKGALVSAALDERLALSIIQESGAGGTASWRVSDAQLATGDNVQTARQIVTENTWLKKDFARFAESVSKLPVDNHQLMGLVAPRGLLLLENTDMEWLGNQSAYVSALAAREIYRALGADNNIGMTQIGGHQHCQVPESQKPAINAFVERFLLQQNTETNVWESDGEFNAERERWIPWSTPVLAP, encoded by the coding sequence ATGGCAATCGGACAATCTATCCGCGCAGGCGTTTTTTGCATGCTGCTAGCAAGCTTCGCCACGCAAGCTGCGCCGCTGAAAGAAGACTCAAGTGGCGACTGCTCGGTGCTAGCCGCCACTGACTATCAGAGCTTAACCGCCATCTCTGCCCTGCCGGATCCGTTTCTAACCCCACACGGTGAGCGAATCAGCCACACCCGACAATGGCGCTGTCAAAGAGCCTATTTAAGCGAACAACTACAACACTGGGTGTACGGCGAAAAGCCCGCCCCCCAGGGCGGAGTCAGCGCCCAAGTCAACGCGCGCTCAATAACCATCAACGTCACTAAAGGCACAAAGCGAATCGCTTACACCGCAGAAATCACCCTACCCTCTGCGGGCAAACCACCCTATCCGGCCATTATCGCTGTAGGTCGATCTTTTTTGGATAACCAGGCACTGCTACAACAGGGGATCGCGATTATCAATTTTCCCAACGACGAGCTGGGCGAACAACACGATGCCAGTAGCCGGGGCAAGGGCAAGTTCTATGCGTTGTTTGGCGAGGATCATTCTGCCGCCTCAACGGTTGCCTGGGCCTGGGGCGTTAGTCGGTTGATAGACGGCTTGCAGCAAACTCAAGGAAACCAAATAAATACCAACAGCCTGGGTATTACCGGTTGCTCGCGCAACGGCAAAGGCGCACTGGTAAGTGCCGCCCTGGATGAACGCCTTGCTCTGTCCATTATTCAGGAAAGTGGCGCGGGGGGCACTGCCTCCTGGCGAGTGTCTGATGCGCAGTTAGCCACCGGTGACAATGTTCAGACCGCGCGGCAAATTGTGACCGAGAACACTTGGCTTAAAAAAGATTTTGCGCGCTTTGCGGAGAGCGTCAGTAAGCTACCCGTCGACAATCACCAGTTGATGGGACTAGTGGCGCCACGGGGGCTGCTGTTATTGGAAAACACCGATATGGAATGGTTGGGCAATCAAAGCGCTTACGTATCAGCGCTGGCAGCGCGGGAGATATATCGGGCGCTGGGAGCGGATAATAATATAGGCATGACTCAAATTGGTGGGCACCAGCACTGCCAGGTTCCCGAGTCACAAAAACCGGCGATTAACGCCTTTGTCGAACGCTTTTTATTGCAACAAAACACCGAGACCAATGTATGGGAAAGCGACGGCGAATTTAACGCGGAGCGCGAGCGCTGGATACCCTGGAGCACTCCAGTACTCGCGCCGTAA